A genomic region of Nitrosomonas ureae contains the following coding sequences:
- the murU gene encoding N-acetylmuramate alpha-1-phosphate uridylyltransferase MurU — protein MILAAGRGERMRPLTDDIPKPLLKVGGMTLIEYQLRNLAQAGFANIVINHAYLGALIENALGTGERYGVNIHYSPERTVLETAGGIANALPLLTDQSGNRPFLVVNADIYCEMDYVSLLPVMNAMQSEGAQLAHLVLVDNPSHHAAGDFALQQNQILLAGDNRLTFSGIGVYQPQLFGAIEPGLAIKLAPLLRQVVAEGKVSGEYFSGRWIDVGTPQRLEALDAQLKSQSGIK, from the coding sequence ATGATTCTCGCGGCGGGGCGTGGTGAGCGCATGCGCCCGCTGACTGACGATATCCCCAAGCCTTTGCTAAAGGTTGGGGGAATGACATTGATTGAATATCAGTTGAGAAATCTGGCGCAAGCTGGTTTTGCCAATATCGTCATTAACCATGCGTACCTGGGTGCGCTGATCGAAAATGCCTTGGGCACGGGTGAGCGCTATGGTGTTAATATTCATTATTCGCCGGAACGGACGGTGCTGGAAACAGCAGGCGGAATAGCCAATGCTTTGCCGTTGTTGACAGATCAGTCCGGCAATCGACCGTTCCTGGTGGTCAATGCGGATATCTATTGTGAAATGGATTATGTATCGCTGTTGCCGGTAATGAACGCCATGCAATCAGAAGGGGCGCAGCTGGCGCACTTGGTATTGGTTGATAATCCATCGCATCATGCCGCAGGAGATTTTGCGTTGCAGCAGAATCAGATCCTGCTGGCAGGTGACAATCGATTAACGTTTAGTGGCATCGGCGTTTATCAACCGCAATTGTTTGGCGCAATAGAACCAGGGTTGGCGATAAAACTGGCTCCGTTATTGCGACAAGTTGTAGCAGAAGGCAAAGTAAGCGGTGAATATTTTTCCGGACGATGGATCGATGTGGGAACACCGCAGCGATTGGAAGCATTGGATGCGCAACTTAAATCGCAATCGGGGATCAAGTAA